One stretch of Castor canadensis chromosome 12, mCasCan1.hap1v2, whole genome shotgun sequence DNA includes these proteins:
- the LOC109698190 gene encoding pancreatic alpha-amylase codes for MKYFLLLSVIGLCWAQYSPNTQQGRTSIVHLFEWRWADIAKECERYLAPHGFGGVQISPPNENIVINSPYRPWWERYQPISYKICTRSGNEDEFRDMVTRCNNVGVRIYVDAVINHMCGEGAGSGTGSTCGSYFNAQNREFPAVPYSGWDFNDGKCKSGSGGIENYRDAAQAKDCRLVGLLDLALGKDYVRSKIADYMNHLIDIGVAGFRLDASKHMWPGDIKAIVDKLHNLNISWFPEGSRPFIYQEVIDLGGDEFTTSEYFGTGRVTEFKYGTKLGTVIRKWNGEKMAYLKNWGKGWGFIPSDRALVFIDNHDNQRGHGAGGASILTFWDARLYKMAVGFMLAHPYGFPRVMSSYHWPRYFENGKDVNDWIGPPNNNGIIKEVTINEDTTCGNGWVCEHRWRQIRNMVIFRNVVDGQPFTNWWDNGSNQVAFGRGNRGFIVFNNDDWSMSSTLQTGLPAGTYCDVISGDKVHGNCTGIEISVSDDGNAQFSISNSAEDPFIAIHAESRL; via the exons atgaagtattttttgtTGCTTTCAGTCATTGGGCTCTGCTGGGCTCAGTATTCCCCAAATACTCAACAGGGACGGACATCTATTGTCCACCTGTTTGAGTGGCGCTGGGCTGATATTGCTAAGGAATGTGAGAGATACTTAGCTCCCCATGGATTTGGAGGGGTGCAG atcTCTCCACCCAATGAAAATATTGTAATTAACAGTCCTTATAGACCTTGGTGGGAAAGATATCAACCAATTAGTTATAAAATATGCACAAGATCTGGAAATGAAGATGAATTCAGAGACATGGTGACTAGGTGCAACAACGTTGGT GTCCGTATCTACGTGGATGCTGTAATTAACCACATGTGTGGTGAAGGTGCAGGTTCAGGGACAGGCAGTACTTGTGGAAGTTACTTCAACGCTCAGAACAGGGAGTTTCCTGCAGTTCCATATTCTGGTTGGGATTTTAATGATGGTAAATGCAAATCTGGAAGTGGAGGCATTGAGAACTATAGGGATGCTGCTCAG GCCAAAGATTGCCGTCTGGTTGGCCTTCTTGATCTTGCACTTGGGAAAGATTACGTTCGTTCCAAGATCGCTGATTATATGAACCATCTCATCGACATTGGAGTAGCAGGGTTCAGACTTGATGCTTCTAAGCACATGTGGCCTGGGGACATCAAGGCTATTGTGGACAAACTGCATAATCTAAACATAAGCTGGTTCCCTGAAGGAAGCAGGCCTTTCATTTACCAAGAG GTGATTGATCTGGGTGGTGATGAATTTACAACTAGTGAGTACTTTGGAACTGGCCGTGTGACAGAGTTCAAGTATGGTACAAAACTGGGAACAGTTATCCGCAAGTGGAATGGAGAAAAGATGGCTTacttaaa GAACTGGGGAAAAGGTTGGGGTTTCATACCTTCTGACAGAGCCCTTGTCTTTATCGACAACCATGACAATCAACGAGGACACGGGGCTGGAGGAGCATCCATTCTTACATTCTGGGATGCTAG ACTGTATAAAATGGCAGTTGGATTTATGCTTGCTCACCCTTATGGGTTTCCACGAGTAATGTCAAGCTACCATTGGCCAAGATATTTTGAGAATGGAAAA GATGTTAATGATTGGATTGGGCCACCCAATAATAATGGAATAATTAAAGAAGTAACCATTAATGAAGACACTACTTGTGGCAATGGTTGGGTCTGTGAACATCGATGGCGTCAAATAAG GAACATGGTTATCTTCAGAAACGTAGTTGATGGCCAGCCTTTTACAAACTGGTGGGATAATGGTAGCAACCAAGTAGCCTTTGGAAGAGGAAACAGAGGATTCATTGTCTTTAACAATGATGACTG GTCAATGTCATCCACTTTGCAAACTGGCCTTCCTGCTGGCACATATTGTGATGTCATTTCTGGAGATAAAGTTCATGGCAATTGCACAGGAATTGAAATCTCTGTTTCTGATGATGGCAATGCTCAGTTTTCTATTAGTAACTCTGCTGAAGACCCATTTATTGCAATTCATGCAGAATCAAgattataa